The Rhodocytophaga rosea genome has a segment encoding these proteins:
- a CDS encoding 3'-5' exonuclease, producing the protein MHQLKLKKPLAFFDLETTGTNVVNDRIVEICIAKAMPNGDLNVKTWRINPMVPIPAETSMIHGIYDEDIKDAPTFKELAKPILQFFEGCDLAGFNIIRFDVPMLVEEYLRINMDFPVHNRKMVDAQKIFHMMEPRSLSAAYRFYCGKELIGAHSAEVDTLATFEVLSAQIQKYQGVQVKDDKGKEFEPVKNDVNALHELTATKMVDLAGRIIFNEKGEEIFNFGKHKDRKVTEVLEKEPAFYDWMMKGEFPLDTKRKLTEIKLRGFNLKR; encoded by the coding sequence CCGCATTGTGGAGATCTGCATTGCCAAAGCCATGCCCAATGGCGACCTGAATGTAAAAACCTGGCGTATCAATCCGATGGTGCCCATTCCGGCGGAAACCAGCATGATTCATGGTATTTATGATGAGGATATAAAAGATGCACCTACTTTTAAGGAATTAGCTAAACCCATCCTGCAGTTTTTTGAAGGCTGTGATCTGGCAGGCTTCAACATCATCCGTTTTGATGTACCGATGCTGGTAGAAGAATACCTTCGGATTAATATGGATTTTCCAGTCCATAACCGTAAAATGGTAGATGCCCAGAAGATTTTTCATATGATGGAACCCCGTTCCTTGTCAGCAGCATACCGGTTTTATTGCGGAAAAGAGCTGATTGGCGCCCACAGTGCAGAGGTAGATACGCTGGCCACTTTTGAAGTACTCAGTGCACAAATCCAGAAATACCAGGGCGTACAGGTTAAAGATGATAAAGGAAAAGAGTTTGAACCGGTGAAAAATGATGTGAACGCCCTACATGAACTCACAGCAACCAAAATGGTAGACCTGGCCGGCCGGATCATCTTTAATGAAAAAGGAGAGGAGATTTTCAATTTTGGTAAACACAAAGACCGCAAAGTAACCGAAGTACTGGAGAAAGAACCTGCCTTTTACGACTGGATGATGAAAGGTGAATTTCCTCTGGATACCAAACGCAAATTGACAGAGATTAAACTCAGGGGTTTTAATCTGAAAAGGTAG
- a CDS encoding PDDEXK family nuclease, with the protein MEKQLETIPDYLIKEIIDGKKYYYKDYQKVLTKETTLEAIMGCSETQARIINAILQFLFKNVDARSFDILSGEVGIHLSHTNNFAIDIAVFDRATLPKNRDKNKYIPAAPLFAFEVDINIEPEEEYLHKKKRKDDFSYMLNKSSRLIDAGTQKVIWILTASKIVLVFEKSAEGKIINSHVSWKESFDITIGKAFRVAIEKWLIEGGQEEILEDLQ; encoded by the coding sequence ATGGAAAAACAGCTCGAAACCATCCCGGACTATCTGATCAAAGAAATAATTGATGGTAAAAAATATTATTATAAGGATTACCAGAAAGTTTTAACCAAAGAAACCACACTTGAGGCAATCATGGGCTGTTCAGAGACACAAGCAAGGATTATTAATGCCATTTTGCAGTTCTTATTTAAAAATGTAGATGCCAGGTCGTTTGATATTTTATCAGGAGAAGTAGGTATACATCTTTCCCATACGAATAACTTTGCGATTGATATTGCTGTTTTTGACAGAGCAACTTTACCCAAAAACAGGGATAAAAATAAATATATCCCGGCAGCTCCCTTATTTGCTTTTGAAGTGGATATTAACATTGAGCCGGAAGAAGAATATCTGCACAAAAAAAAGCGGAAAGACGATTTTTCGTATATGCTCAATAAAAGTTCACGCCTGATTGATGCCGGCACCCAAAAGGTAATATGGATACTGACTGCTTCTAAAATTGTACTGGTATTTGAAAAATCCGCCGAAGGAAAAATTATTAACTCTCATGTTTCATGGAAAGAGTCTTTTGATATAACCATAGGCAAGGCTTTTAGGGTAGCCATTGAAAAATGGCTTATAGAAGGTGGCCAGGAGGAAATACTGGAAGATTTACAATAG
- a CDS encoding MarC family protein, with protein MFSFKQILSVTLILFSVIDILGSIPIIIELRKKAGVIESEKATIAAGVLMIIFLYLGESILKLFGVDVASFAIAGAIIIFLIGMEMTLGINIFQESTDSSTSSIVPLAFPLISGAGTMTTIISLRAEYTTPNILVGITLNLIFVYLVLKSSEWIERKIGNAGANLLRKVFGIILIAIAIKLFKTNLGL; from the coding sequence ATGTTCAGTTTCAAACAAATACTTTCGGTTACACTTATTCTGTTCTCCGTGATCGACATCCTGGGTTCAATTCCCATTATTATAGAATTGCGGAAAAAAGCCGGAGTGATTGAGTCTGAAAAAGCGACTATTGCAGCCGGTGTACTGATGATTATTTTCCTGTATCTGGGTGAATCAATTCTGAAATTGTTTGGGGTAGATGTGGCTTCCTTTGCCATTGCCGGAGCCATTATCATTTTCCTGATCGGCATGGAAATGACACTGGGTATCAATATTTTTCAGGAAAGCACCGATTCCTCTACCAGTTCTATTGTTCCGTTGGCGTTTCCGCTCATTTCAGGAGCCGGTACCATGACTACCATCATCTCACTACGGGCAGAATACACGACACCCAATATACTGGTTGGCATTACCCTGAATCTGATTTTTGTATATCTCGTACTGAAATCTTCGGAGTGGATCGAGCGGAAAATTGGAAATGCCGGGGCAAACCTGCTTCGCAAAGTATTCGGCATTATTCTGATCGCCATTGCCATTAAACTGTTTAAAACTAACCTGGGCTTATGA
- the rnhA gene encoding ribonuclease HI yields the protein MITMYTDGASRGNPGPGGYGVVLIYKQHRKELTAGYRKTTNNRMELLAVIVGLEALKEPGHEVIIYSDSKYVVDAVDKGWIWGWQKKGFAKTKNPDLWQRFLKIYSKHKVKFKWLKGHAGHAENERCDQLAVQSATSPGLLIDEGYEAGNDGLEM from the coding sequence ATGATCACAATGTATACGGATGGCGCTTCACGGGGAAATCCTGGTCCGGGAGGATATGGCGTAGTACTTATCTATAAACAGCACCGCAAGGAATTAACTGCAGGTTACCGCAAAACCACTAACAACCGCATGGAACTGCTGGCAGTGATCGTTGGACTGGAGGCATTGAAAGAACCTGGCCATGAAGTAATCATTTACTCTGATTCCAAATATGTGGTGGATGCCGTAGATAAAGGATGGATCTGGGGATGGCAGAAAAAAGGCTTTGCCAAAACAAAAAACCCGGATCTATGGCAGCGGTTCTTAAAAATCTATAGCAAACACAAAGTGAAATTTAAGTGGCTGAAAGGCCATGCCGGACATGCTGAAAACGAACGCTGCGACCAGCTGGCTGTTCAAAGTGCCACCAGTCCAGGTTTATTGATTGATGAAGGGTATGAGGCTGGGAATGATGGATTGGAAATGTAA
- a CDS encoding DHH family phosphoesterase produces the protein MQHLDELKELLRSPKKIAITTHQKPDADALGSSLALAGYLQKKNHEVHVITPTDYPKFLNWMQGNQDVIVFNEGNEKRSEQIMQEADIICCLDFSILSRINELGEIVRNASAYKVLIDHHLAPEHFAHFELWDINAAATAQLVYELICELGDHTYIDTFIGECIYAGIMTDTASFRHSNTTKRVHMISADLIEIGVDTNRVQRLVYDTNTESKLRFLGFALAEKMVVLPEFRTVYFAISAEELKRFNSQTGDTEGLVNFGLSIEGIILSAVIIDRSEVIRMSFRSVGDFSVNDFARKHFDGGGHKNAAGGNSSLPLSETVNKFVSLLPLYKDQLTQ, from the coding sequence ATGCAGCATCTGGACGAATTGAAAGAACTGCTACGTTCTCCCAAAAAAATTGCCATTACCACCCATCAAAAGCCGGATGCGGATGCACTAGGCTCTTCGCTGGCACTGGCCGGATACCTGCAAAAGAAAAACCATGAGGTGCATGTGATTACACCAACTGATTATCCGAAATTCCTCAACTGGATGCAGGGCAATCAGGATGTAATTGTGTTTAATGAAGGAAATGAAAAACGTTCAGAGCAGATCATGCAGGAAGCAGATATTATTTGTTGCCTGGATTTTTCTATTCTTAGCCGCATCAACGAACTAGGTGAAATTGTAAGAAATGCGTCTGCCTATAAAGTACTCATCGATCATCACCTGGCACCCGAACATTTTGCTCATTTCGAACTATGGGATATTAATGCGGCCGCCACGGCACAACTGGTATACGAACTGATCTGCGAACTAGGTGATCATACTTATATTGACACCTTTATTGGCGAGTGTATTTATGCCGGTATTATGACCGATACGGCTTCTTTCAGGCATTCTAATACTACCAAACGGGTACATATGATCAGTGCTGACCTGATCGAAATTGGGGTAGATACCAACCGGGTTCAACGCCTGGTATACGATACCAATACAGAAAGCAAGCTTCGCTTTCTGGGTTTTGCACTGGCCGAAAAAATGGTGGTATTGCCAGAATTCCGGACTGTCTATTTTGCCATCTCTGCCGAAGAACTCAAACGTTTTAACTCTCAAACCGGTGATACAGAAGGTCTGGTTAATTTTGGGTTGTCGATTGAAGGAATTATTCTTTCAGCCGTTATTATAGACCGCTCAGAAGTAATCCGTATGTCTTTCCGGTCGGTAGGCGATTTTTCAGTGAATGATTTTGCCAGGAAACATTTCGATGGCGGCGGCCATAAAAATGCAGCCGGCGGAAATTCCAGTTTGCCTCTGAGCGAAACTGTAAATAAATTTGTTAGCCTGCTGCCTCTGTATAAAGACCAGTTAACTCAGTAG
- a CDS encoding MGH1-like glycoside hydrolase domain-containing protein — MAKREHQRLDESNQGIKKWKKFGPYVSERQWGTVREDYSANGNAWAYSTHDMARSKAYRWGEEGIGGICDDGQLLCFALGFWNKKDPILKERLFGLANGEGNHGEDVKEYYYYLDNTPTHSYMKMLYKYPQEAFPYQRLVEENRRRGKHELEYNLVDTGTFDQDKYFDIFIEYAKADVEDILIQITIHNRGPEEAALHVIPQLWFRNTWAWGYDHYKPLLFVSNTGVIEVKHEKLGELFLHIEPEGQILFCENETNTERLYGQHTENGYFKDGIHEYLINNNHQAVHPDKKGTKAAINFEMSVAAGESKVIRLRLEKQMLKKPFKDFSSIFKARQQEADAFYAGLQTKFTSEDARQVHRQALAGMLWSKQFYYFDVPQWLNGDPAMPTPPPERKNGRNNAWFNLNNADIISMPDKWEYPWYAAWDLAFHCIPLAIVDPYFAKEQLTLLTCEWYMHPNGQFPAYEWNFSDVNPPVHAWATWRVYRMEQKRNNGIGDTDFLEAIFHKLLLNFTWWVNQKDKDGNNIFQGGFLGLDNIGVFDRSSELPTGGYIEQADGTSWMAMYSLNLMRIALELAKKKSLYQNLATKFFEHFLYIAGAMRNIGEQDFSLWDDDDEFYYDVLHLSNHQQERLKVRSMVGLVPLFAVEVLDHELFETMPEFTTRLKWFLEYRPDLANLISRWQEPGRGERHLLSLLRGHRMKRLLKRMLDETEFLSDFGIRALSRYHLEHPYVFRNNGSSFTVAYQPGESDSGMFGGNSNWRGPIWFPVNYLIIESLERFYQYYGDDFKVEYPTGSGTFINIRQITIELAKRLSKIFLKDKEGKRPVFGNDIKAQVDPYFRDYVLFYEYFHGDSGSGLGASHQTGWTGLIARLLEICAGEDNSH; from the coding sequence ATGGCCAAACGCGAACATCAAAGACTCGACGAAAGCAACCAGGGAATAAAAAAATGGAAAAAATTCGGACCCTATGTGTCGGAACGGCAATGGGGTACCGTTCGGGAAGATTACAGTGCCAATGGAAATGCTTGGGCGTATTCTACCCATGATATGGCCCGGAGCAAAGCTTACCGCTGGGGCGAAGAAGGCATTGGTGGCATTTGCGATGATGGTCAGTTGCTTTGTTTTGCCCTTGGTTTCTGGAATAAAAAAGACCCGATTCTGAAAGAACGCTTGTTTGGGCTTGCCAATGGAGAAGGAAACCATGGAGAAGATGTAAAGGAATATTATTACTACCTGGATAATACGCCTACACATTCCTACATGAAAATGCTTTATAAATATCCACAGGAAGCTTTTCCTTATCAAAGGCTGGTAGAGGAAAACCGCCGACGGGGTAAACATGAGCTGGAGTATAACCTGGTGGATACTGGTACTTTCGACCAGGATAAATATTTCGACATATTCATTGAGTACGCCAAAGCTGATGTAGAGGATATACTCATTCAAATTACCATTCACAACCGGGGACCAGAAGAAGCTGCGCTGCATGTAATTCCTCAACTCTGGTTCCGCAATACCTGGGCATGGGGCTATGACCATTATAAACCGCTGCTCTTTGTAAGTAATACCGGCGTGATTGAGGTTAAACATGAGAAACTAGGAGAATTATTCCTGCATATAGAGCCGGAAGGCCAGATCTTATTTTGTGAGAATGAAACCAATACAGAACGTTTGTATGGGCAACATACAGAAAACGGCTATTTCAAAGATGGCATCCATGAATATCTGATCAATAACAATCATCAGGCTGTTCATCCGGATAAAAAAGGCACAAAAGCCGCTATCAATTTTGAGATGAGTGTGGCGGCTGGCGAATCCAAGGTAATCCGTCTTCGTCTGGAGAAGCAGATGCTCAAAAAACCATTCAAGGATTTTTCATCCATTTTTAAAGCTCGTCAACAGGAAGCAGATGCCTTTTATGCCGGACTTCAGACTAAATTCACCAGCGAAGATGCCAGACAAGTTCACCGGCAGGCCCTGGCAGGAATGCTGTGGAGCAAACAATTTTATTATTTCGATGTACCGCAGTGGCTGAATGGTGACCCGGCGATGCCTACTCCCCCACCCGAGCGGAAAAATGGACGGAACAACGCCTGGTTCAATCTCAACAATGCAGATATTATTTCCATGCCTGATAAGTGGGAATATCCCTGGTATGCGGCCTGGGATCTGGCTTTTCATTGTATTCCCCTGGCTATTGTTGATCCGTATTTTGCCAAAGAACAGCTTACCCTGCTTACCTGTGAGTGGTATATGCATCCCAATGGCCAGTTTCCGGCCTATGAATGGAACTTTAGTGATGTAAATCCGCCGGTACATGCCTGGGCAACCTGGCGGGTATACCGGATGGAACAAAAGCGGAATAACGGAATTGGTGATACAGATTTTCTGGAAGCTATTTTTCATAAACTGCTGCTCAATTTTACCTGGTGGGTGAACCAGAAAGACAAAGACGGCAATAATATTTTTCAGGGCGGATTTCTTGGACTAGACAATATCGGCGTATTCGACCGGAGTTCAGAACTTCCCACTGGCGGCTATATTGAACAGGCAGATGGCACCAGCTGGATGGCGATGTATTCACTCAACCTGATGCGTATCGCATTGGAACTGGCGAAAAAAAAATCACTATATCAGAACCTCGCCACCAAGTTTTTTGAACATTTCCTGTATATCGCCGGAGCCATGCGCAACATCGGAGAACAAGACTTTAGTTTGTGGGACGATGATGATGAATTTTATTACGATGTATTGCACTTGTCCAACCACCAGCAAGAGCGGTTAAAAGTACGTTCCATGGTAGGATTAGTGCCCTTGTTCGCCGTAGAAGTGCTCGACCACGAACTGTTTGAAACCATGCCGGAATTTACTACCAGACTGAAATGGTTTCTCGAATACCGCCCGGATCTGGCTAATTTAATCTCACGCTGGCAGGAACCTGGCCGGGGAGAAAGGCACTTACTTTCCTTACTCAGAGGTCACCGGATGAAACGCCTGCTTAAACGGATGTTGGACGAAACAGAGTTTTTGTCTGATTTTGGAATACGGGCGCTGTCCAGATACCACCTGGAACACCCCTATGTTTTCCGCAACAATGGAAGTTCTTTTACAGTAGCCTATCAGCCAGGAGAATCAGATTCTGGTATGTTTGGTGGTAATTCCAACTGGCGGGGTCCCATCTGGTTCCCGGTAAATTATCTGATTATTGAATCTTTAGAGCGCTTTTATCAGTATTATGGAGATGACTTTAAAGTAGAATATCCGACTGGCTCAGGTACATTTATTAATATCCGGCAAATTACTATTGAACTGGCCAAACGCCTGTCAAAAATATTTCTGAAAGATAAAGAAGGAAAAAGGCCGGTGTTTGGAAATGACATTAAAGCACAAGTTGATCCTTATTTCAGGGATTATGTGTTGTTTTATGAATATTTCCATGGAGATTCCGGAAGCGGCTTAGGTGCTTCCCACCAGACCGGATGGACAGGCTTAATTGCCCGGTTGCTGGAAATATGTGCCGGGGAGGATAATAGTCACTAG
- a CDS encoding bifunctional metallophosphatase/5'-nucleotidase: MNLSSTKLLYSLLLLFCFSCKPTKVPVATTGDDNQIEVVFLQMNDVYEIAPLEGGRVGGMARVAAIKKQLLQRNPNTYAVMAGDFLNPSVIGNMTYEGSRIRGRQMVEVMNAAGVDLVTFGNHEFDIKEEELLNRLQESTFQWVSSNVSHKTGTSTQPFTSGAQAKPVPKTMVLEARDEDGTQIKIGVLGLTIPSNKVKFAEYTDFKTEATQAYQSLQSQADFVVAITHLDIEDDIEVSKQNQGIRLLMGGHEHTNSYDTVGTAIVAKADANAKSVYVHTLKYNKTSRQLSIQSTLQSVDQTITPEPVTEGVVSKWTGIADQSFKELGFDPHEAIFVTTEPLEGRESHMRYEPTNLGKLIAKAISAAAPQSEVAMLNSGSVRVDDQLSGTITQYDILRTLPFAGRILEADMKGTLLEKVLTIGMKNVGIGGYLQTDKAEFEATQGKWYIDGKLLNPNKTYRVALSDYLLTGLESNLEFLKAGNPDILHIYEPDASNKSDMRNDIRMAVVAYMRSLRK; encoded by the coding sequence ATGAATTTATCTTCTACCAAACTTTTATACAGTCTACTTCTCCTTTTCTGTTTCTCCTGCAAACCAACCAAAGTTCCTGTTGCCACTACAGGCGATGATAACCAGATTGAGGTAGTTTTTCTGCAAATGAACGATGTGTATGAAATTGCACCCCTGGAAGGTGGCAGAGTAGGCGGAATGGCCAGGGTAGCGGCAATAAAAAAACAATTGCTTCAGCGTAATCCCAATACCTATGCAGTAATGGCAGGCGATTTTCTGAATCCATCTGTTATTGGCAACATGACCTATGAAGGTAGCCGCATCCGGGGAAGGCAAATGGTAGAGGTGATGAATGCCGCTGGTGTAGATTTGGTTACGTTTGGCAACCATGAATTCGACATTAAGGAAGAAGAACTCTTAAACCGCTTGCAGGAATCTACTTTTCAATGGGTTTCCTCTAATGTATCACATAAAACCGGTACTAGCACTCAACCTTTTACCAGCGGAGCTCAGGCCAAACCTGTTCCCAAAACGATGGTACTGGAGGCCAGAGATGAGGATGGTACGCAAATAAAAATCGGCGTACTGGGCTTAACCATTCCCTCCAATAAAGTAAAATTTGCTGAATATACTGATTTCAAAACCGAAGCTACTCAAGCCTATCAAAGCTTACAATCCCAGGCTGATTTTGTAGTCGCCATTACCCACCTGGATATTGAAGATGATATAGAAGTGAGCAAGCAAAACCAGGGAATACGGCTCCTTATGGGTGGACATGAACATACCAATAGTTATGATACCGTTGGAACTGCCATAGTCGCCAAAGCCGATGCCAATGCAAAATCGGTATATGTACACACCCTGAAATACAACAAAACCAGCCGCCAGCTTTCCATTCAATCCACCTTACAGTCGGTAGACCAGACAATCACTCCTGAGCCAGTGACCGAAGGCGTTGTAAGCAAATGGACTGGAATTGCTGACCAAAGTTTTAAAGAATTAGGCTTTGATCCGCATGAAGCGATCTTTGTTACCACTGAACCACTGGAAGGCCGTGAAAGCCATATGAGGTATGAGCCCACCAATCTGGGCAAACTGATTGCAAAAGCCATTTCTGCGGCTGCTCCCCAAAGTGAAGTAGCCATGCTCAATAGTGGCTCTGTCCGGGTAGATGATCAGCTATCTGGCACCATTACTCAATACGACATTCTGCGGACTTTACCCTTTGCCGGCCGTATCCTGGAGGCAGATATGAAAGGAACATTGCTGGAAAAAGTGCTTACCATTGGTATGAAAAACGTTGGTATTGGCGGCTATCTGCAAACCGATAAAGCTGAATTTGAAGCCACTCAAGGCAAATGGTATATCGATGGAAAACTTCTTAATCCGAACAAAACTTACCGGGTGGCGCTCTCCGATTACCTGCTCACCGGCCTGGAAAGCAACCTGGAATTTCTGAAAGCCGGAAATCCGGATATTCTCCACATCTACGAGCCGGATGCCAGCAACAAGTCGGATATGCGGAATGATATACGTATGGCTGTTGTGGCTTATATGCGCTCATTGAGAAAATAG
- a CDS encoding sialate O-acetylesterase, with protein sequence MVKSLVKILVKILKSGLVIILILFAFSALADVRLPKLVGDHMVLQRDTKLPVWGWADTGEKVTITFQGKKYTATPDANGKWMISLPAMKAGGPYEMTVAGKNTITIKDILFGDVWLASGQSNMEWNLSWTVNNFEQEIANANYPQIRVLDVKNNIAFTPQTDFESDGWKVCSSENAGKFSAVGYFFSRELHQKYKVPIGLITSEWGGTPSESWTSTQALKAFPEYGKVVDDMTTRGTAIQDEMKTYETKLKEWQNSVSGADRGYAASPKWNATEFTPTNWPAMKLPGLWESGSLPDYDGIVWFRKEVMIPETEAGKELTLHLASIDDVDSTWFNGVFVGTTNAYNIARKYTVPATLVKAGKNVITVRVIDTGGGGGIYGEEKDMQLISGEKQIVSLADQWQYQTALDISQMPAKPKVLYNQNSPAVLYNAMIAPLVPYAIKGAIWYQGESNAGRAYQYRTLFPAMIKDWRAQWKQDFPFLFVQLANFMKVEQQPVESDWAELREAQSMTLSLPKTGMAVIIDIGDANDIHPRNKQDVGHRLALSAQKVAYQDNVVFSGPTYTSMKTDGNKIVLTFNNIGGGLVVKGGVLKEFAIAGPDKQFVWADARIEGNTVVVSSSQVTNPVGVRYAWSNNPSKANLFNKEGLPASPFRTDDWPGLTISKK encoded by the coding sequence ATGGTAAAAAGTCTTGTTAAAATTCTTGTTAAAATTCTTAAATCTGGTTTAGTAATCATTTTGATCTTATTTGCATTTTCCGCCCTTGCCGATGTGCGTTTGCCAAAACTGGTGGGAGATCATATGGTATTGCAGCGGGATACTAAACTGCCTGTCTGGGGATGGGCAGATACCGGAGAAAAGGTGACAATCACCTTCCAGGGGAAAAAATATACCGCTACCCCAGATGCCAATGGCAAATGGATGATCAGTTTGCCTGCTATGAAAGCTGGTGGTCCTTATGAGATGACAGTCGCGGGAAAAAATACGATCACCATCAAAGATATATTGTTTGGCGATGTCTGGCTGGCTTCCGGGCAATCGAATATGGAATGGAACTTATCCTGGACGGTAAATAACTTTGAACAGGAAATTGCCAATGCTAACTATCCGCAGATCCGGGTACTGGATGTAAAAAACAACATTGCCTTTACGCCTCAAACTGACTTTGAAAGCGATGGCTGGAAGGTTTGCAGCTCTGAAAATGCCGGAAAGTTTTCGGCAGTCGGCTATTTCTTTTCCAGGGAATTGCACCAGAAATACAAAGTTCCTATTGGCTTGATCACTTCTGAATGGGGCGGCACTCCCTCCGAATCCTGGACAAGTACACAAGCCTTAAAAGCGTTTCCGGAATATGGCAAAGTGGTAGATGATATGACGACCAGGGGCACCGCCATTCAGGATGAAATGAAGACCTATGAAACAAAATTAAAAGAATGGCAAAACTCTGTATCCGGTGCTGACCGGGGATATGCGGCCTCTCCTAAATGGAATGCTACGGAATTTACTCCCACCAACTGGCCTGCCATGAAACTTCCCGGATTGTGGGAGAGTGGCAGTTTGCCAGATTATGACGGGATTGTCTGGTTCCGAAAAGAAGTAATGATACCCGAAACAGAAGCCGGGAAAGAACTCACTTTACACCTGGCCTCGATTGATGATGTAGACAGCACCTGGTTTAACGGCGTATTTGTCGGTACTACCAATGCCTACAATATAGCCAGAAAATATACAGTTCCCGCGACACTGGTAAAAGCCGGTAAAAATGTAATTACTGTAAGGGTAATTGATACTGGTGGTGGCGGTGGAATCTATGGCGAAGAAAAAGACATGCAACTTATCTCCGGTGAAAAACAAATTGTTTCTTTAGCTGACCAATGGCAATACCAGACCGCTTTAGATATTTCCCAGATGCCTGCTAAACCTAAAGTACTGTATAACCAGAATTCCCCAGCGGTACTGTACAATGCCATGATTGCACCCCTGGTGCCCTATGCCATCAAAGGAGCCATCTGGTACCAGGGTGAGAGCAATGCCGGACGGGCCTATCAGTACCGGACTTTATTCCCGGCTATGATCAAAGACTGGCGGGCGCAATGGAAACAGGATTTTCCTTTTCTGTTTGTCCAGCTCGCTAATTTTATGAAAGTAGAACAGCAACCGGTAGAAAGCGATTGGGCAGAACTCCGGGAAGCCCAATCGATGACACTTTCCTTGCCTAAAACAGGTATGGCTGTAATTATTGATATAGGGGATGCCAACGATATTCATCCCAGAAATAAGCAGGATGTAGGACACCGGCTGGCACTGTCTGCACAAAAAGTAGCCTATCAGGATAATGTGGTTTTTTCCGGCCCAACCTATACATCCATGAAAACAGATGGCAATAAGATTGTGCTTACTTTCAACAATATTGGAGGTGGACTAGTGGTAAAAGGCGGAGTGTTAAAAGAATTTGCGATTGCCGGCCCTGATAAACAATTTGTGTGGGCAGATGCCAGAATTGAAGGAAATACAGTAGTAGTATCCAGCAGTCAGGTGACAAATCCGGTGGGGGTGCGGTATGCCTGGTCAAACAATCCGTCAAAGGCTAATCTGTTCAATAAAGAAGGTTTGCCAGCTTCCCCCTTCCGCACCGATGATTGGCCTGGCTTAACAATTAGTAAAAAGTAA